One genomic window of Bacteroidota bacterium includes the following:
- the mnmE gene encoding tRNA uridine-5-carboxymethylaminomethyl(34) synthesis GTPase MnmE, which yields MKVYEEDIIAAISTPIGEGAISIVRISGKGSNQLADKIFQGKTKLSEAKTHTLHYGTLKTSENLMIDEVLAAVFKEPNSYTAEDMVEFNCHGGWYVTNRILQEIISNGARLAEPGEFTKRAYLNGKIDLIQAEAIADLIKAKSEIAHKASILQLEGNLSKKIRSILDKLTNLISLVELELDFVEENIIFTNSKNTAKKICFIIDELNLLINSFEYGKVCREGVKVIIAGKPNSGKSSLLNRLLEENRAIVTPIPGTTRDIIEENFIINGALFKLVDTAGIRLTTDTIEIEGVRRAYEKIDQSDIVLFVIDINDIVPSEDIRIMNDIHSKGKALVIVFNKIDLINNTTQYFDDIISKLGLLAKVRISALRGDGIEELKEIIFQTSVLNKQTQPEGSIYITNEWHKEVLVKSRESLILALDSTSKGLSGEFIALDLKTSIDALGQIIGKVTSEDILNNIFSKFCIGK from the coding sequence ATGAAAGTATATGAAGAAGATATAATTGCGGCAATTTCAACACCTATAGGTGAGGGGGCGATATCAATTGTTAGAATCAGCGGTAAAGGATCGAATCAATTAGCTGATAAAATTTTTCAAGGTAAAACAAAACTATCTGAAGCTAAAACTCATACGTTACACTATGGAACTTTAAAAACATCAGAGAATCTGATGATCGACGAGGTTTTAGCTGCGGTTTTCAAAGAACCCAATTCATACACCGCCGAAGATATGGTTGAATTTAACTGTCACGGCGGTTGGTACGTAACGAACCGGATATTACAAGAAATTATTTCTAACGGCGCTCGCCTTGCTGAACCGGGCGAATTTACAAAACGAGCCTATTTAAATGGTAAAATTGATTTAATACAAGCTGAAGCGATTGCTGATCTTATTAAAGCTAAATCCGAAATTGCCCACAAGGCTTCGATTTTGCAGTTAGAGGGAAATTTATCAAAAAAAATTCGTAGCATCCTTGATAAATTAACCAATTTGATAAGTTTAGTCGAATTAGAACTTGATTTTGTTGAAGAAAACATTATATTTACTAATTCAAAAAATACGGCGAAAAAAATATGCTTCATTATTGACGAGCTGAATCTTTTAATAAACTCATTCGAATATGGTAAAGTTTGCCGCGAAGGTGTAAAAGTAATCATCGCAGGGAAACCTAATTCCGGCAAATCAAGTTTATTAAACCGATTATTAGAAGAAAATCGTGCGATAGTTACACCAATTCCCGGCACAACGCGTGATATCATCGAAGAAAATTTTATAATTAATGGTGCGTTATTTAAACTGGTTGATACGGCGGGTATTAGATTAACAACAGATACAATAGAAATTGAAGGCGTTCGGCGGGCTTATGAGAAAATTGACCAATCGGATATCGTATTGTTCGTAATCGATATAAATGATATTGTTCCAAGTGAAGATATCCGAATAATGAACGATATTCATTCAAAAGGAAAAGCTCTCGTAATAGTATTTAACAAAATTGACTTAATTAATAATACCACTCAATATTTTGATGATATTATTAGCAAACTCGGTTTGTTAGCAAAAGTTAGAATATCTGCATTGAGAGGTGATGGAATAGAAGAGCTGAAAGAGATTATTTTTCAAACGTCAGTTTTAAATAAACAAACGCAGCCAGAAGGAAGTATTTATATAACGAACGAATGGCACAAGGAAGTTTTGGTAAAATCACGAGAAAGCTTAATTCTTGCATTGGATAGTACATCGAAAGGCCTAAGCGGTGAATTTATAGCTCTTGATCTTAAAACATCTATCGATGCTTTAGGACAAATAATCGGAAAGGTAACGTCCGAGGATATTTTAAACAATATATTCTCAAAATTTTGTATAGGAAAGTAA